A region of Solea solea chromosome 7, fSolSol10.1, whole genome shotgun sequence DNA encodes the following proteins:
- the ssh2a gene encoding protein phosphatase Slingshot homolog 2 isoform X1, with translation MTLGAVSGSDSSSAVSFCSCCGAKMVPYFSDDALVTKNEINQLISESFLTVKGAAVFLPRGKSPTPNSAPPVSQRRNKHAGDLQKHLQTMFTVLRPEDTIRLAVRLESVHPQVTRYMVVVSTNGRQDTEESIVLGIDFLSSDSCCTVGLVLPLWSDTLIHLDGDGGFSVSTVNRVHVFKPVSVQAMWSALQSLHKACDVARCHNYYPGSLFLTWISYYQSRISSNQFCINEWNAMQDVESHRANSPAPFTDLPTERERTERLIKMCLREIMMQKDLENVTCKEIRTELEMQMACNLREFKEFIDKEMIVILGQMDSPTEIFEHVYLGSEWNASNLEELQNSGVRYILNVTREIDNFFPGMFEYHNIRVYDEEATNLLEYWNETYKFITKAKKAGAKCLVHCKMGVSRSASTVIAYAMKEYGWDLDTAFDYVKERRAVTKPNPSFMKQLEEYQGILLASKQRHNKLWRSHSDSDLLDCSDLLCKMSSHSLGRSDSHNNNNNASSPSLQHFLGVAVLHALGAEPEDSAKSKAAHTSESHSHTNGLCESPFQEEVGSDCDDLLLPLPRPRAATVVPEERLDNSASVAVTVPVALPHPPPSLHILPPTPELQRVRRSPPTHLAISVPKHKSAELSLILHDGGSSEEISPLTLGSTDSDIIDPSLSDLSSDKHSPHSPANTTPHTLVLPLPASDDNNNPSGIETGGAPDSRGDADGSSNHSTDSIDFFSAREKFLGLAQDGGTRTVSEQTLQRTPTSQEENGEMGIEDEEEQVNGSQVSPLSDDCDDKADHPRHDNGISVRHIVTEIEAICHPVSCLPPSPSPSPTPSPSLPPSSHSAPLIPQEPHQEGTESCDVSPGSLSPPSHPHSPSMLPCDWPAGSVRRATKQLEQKLRQELEMAAAQRSPLHSPSTENPPVRLSQCSPSAEHPPLCSPCHSTEQSNTQGEILAVSTKSKDGEEQTGSQHELQSLDSSGTYKPSDPPCSPNSNNSQISGAIPVTVYTPLDSHMLTSSLASTPQSVETFLNTSSQSQGQSPLHSQTLHPASSDQMTLDGATVQESETDEKPESSSRGSQGVCGPSCDAQCRLSRGSQELERIQQTLKELQAFLHDGISLETTDSEVQQLEQPQGLRDGMDTEPGTCKGASVEHSPPGLDQGHRLQNRQEGKSVLEPTGWHRAMELEARIRQAGLTPPSLMKRSASLAKLDCLELSANDLSDLDLRPHIRTSSSHSQDSLSTSPAHSDDTWKKQKVLSRNICAEKLGSSHDDSASPRSLCPSSASPHCPTEETGEREEADGTGSGAGTASCLQARGHASRRSRKASAEKKQRAVAVLYNTM, from the exons atgacgCTCGGAGCAGTGTCCGGCTCTGACAGCTCGTCGGCGGTCAGCTTTTGTTCCTGCTGTGGGGCCAAGATGGTGCCCTACTTCAGCGACGACGCGCTCGTgacaaaaaatgaaatcaaCCAGCT TATCAGTGAGAGCTTTCTCACGGTGAAAGGTGCAGCAGTGTTTCTTCCCAGGGGGAAGAGCCCCACACCTAACTCTGCACCTCCTGTCAGCCAGCGCAGGAACAAGCATGCAG GTGATCTCCAGAAACATCTCCAGACCATGTTCACTGTGCTGCGGCCAGAGGACACCATCCGACTG GCTGTTCGCCTGGAGAGCGTTCACCCTCAGGTAACCCGCTACATGGTGGTGGTCTCCACCAATGGCAGacaggacacagaggagagcaTTGTGCTCGGCATTGACTTTCTCTCTTCTGATAG CTGCTGCACTGTGGGTCTGGTGCTACCTCTGTGGAGTGACACTCTGATCCACTTGGATGGAGATGG TGGCTTTAGTGTGTCGACCGTGAACAGGGTTCATGTCTTCAAGCCCGTTTCAGTCCAGGCCATGTG GTCAGCCCTCCAGTCACTCCACAAAGCATGTGATGTGGCTCGTTGCCATAACTACTACCCAGGCAGCCTGTTCCTGACCTGGATCAGCTACTACCAGAGCAGGATCTCCTCTAACCAGTTCTGTATCAATGAGTGGAACGCCATGCAGGACGTCGAGTCCCACCGTGCAAACTCACCTGCCCCCTTCACAGACCT GCCCACAGAGAGGGAGCGCACCGAGAGGCTGATCAaaatgtgtttgagagagaTCATGATGCAGAAAGACCTGGAGAACGTCACTTGTAAAGAG ATCCGAACAGAGCTGGAGATGCAAATGGCGTGCAACCTGAGGGAGTTCAAAGAGTTCATAGACAAGGAGATGATAGTCATCCTGGGACAGATGGACAGTCCCACCGAAATCTTTGAGCACGTTTATCTG GGCTCTGAGTGGAACGCCTCGAAcctggaggagctgcagaaCAGTGG GGTGCGGTACATCCTGAATGTCACCAGGGAAATAGACAACTTTTTCCCAGGGATGTTTGAGTACCACAACATCAGAGTGTACGACGAGGAGGCCACCAACCTGCTGGAGTACTGGAACGAAACCTATAAGTTCATCACGAAAGCCAA gAAAGCTGGTGCTAAGTGTCTGGTTCACTGTAAGATGGGCGTGAGCCGCTCTGCCTCCACAGTGATCGCTTACGCTATGAAGGAGTACGGCTGGGATCTGGACACTGCCTTCGACTATGTGAAGGAGAGAAGAGCTGTAACCAAACCAAACCCCTCCTTCATGAAACAGCTGGAGGAATATCAGGGAATTTTACTGGCCAG caaacaaagacataataaactatggcGCTCCCACTCTGACAGTGACCTATTAGATTGCTCAGACTTGCTGTGTAAAATGTCCTCTCACTCTCTTGGCCGCTCGGACtctcacaacaataacaacaacgcCTCCTCCCCGTCTTTACAACACTTCCTGGGTGTGGCTGTGCTGCACGCACTTGGTGCTGAACCGGAAGACTCTGCCAAATCAAAGGCCGCACACACATCTGagtcacactctcacaccaacGGTCTGTGTGAGTCACCGTTTCAGGAGGAGGTCGGATCAGATTGTGACGACCTGCTGCTTCCTCTCCCAAGACCTCGAGCAGCCACTGTAGTCCCAGAGGAAAGACTGGACAATTCAGCGAGTGTGGCTGTCACTGTGCCTGTTGCTCTACCCCACCCGCCACCATCACTCCACATCCTACCTCCCACTCCAGAACTCCAGCGCGTGCGCCGCAGTCCTCCCACACATCTGGCCATTTCAGTGCCCAAGCACAAATCAGCAGAACTTTCCCTCATTCTGCATGACGGAGGCAGCTCAGAAGAAATCTCCCCTCTCACACTGGGATCCACTGACTCAGACATTATAGATCCATCATTATCGGATCTATCGAGTGACAAACACAGCCCTCATAGCCCTGCAAACACCACCCCTCACACACTGGTTCTCCCACTCCCTGCCagtgacgacaacaacaaccccAGTGGGATAGAGACAGGCGGCGCCCCCGACAGCAGAGGTGACGCCGATGGGTCGTCAAACCACAGCACAGACAGCATCGACTTCTTCAGCGCCAGAGAAAAGTTTTTGGGCTTGGCCCAAGATGGCGGAACTCGAACAGTTTCAGAGCAGACACTACAGAGGACTCCAACATCACAGGAGGAAAATGGAGAAATGGGCattgaggatgaagaggagcagGTGAACGGGAGCCAG GTGTCTCCGCTGTCTGATGACTGTGATGACAAAGCCGATCACCCTCGCCACGACAACGGCATATCAGTTCGCCATATTGTCACTGAGATCGAAGCCATATGCCATCCAGTGTCATGCCTTCCTCCGTCCCCTTCCCCCTCCCCTACcccctctccatctctccctccgTCCTCCCACAGCGCTCCGCTCATTCCCCAGGAACCACATCAGGAGGGGACGGAGTCTTGTGACGTCAGCCCCGGCTCTTTATCTCCCCCTTCGCACCCACATTCTCCCTCCATGCTGCCATGCGACTGGCCGGCGGGCTCGGTGCGGCGGGCAACCAAGCAGCTGGAGCAGAAGCTGAGGCAAGAACTGGAGATGGCGGCTGCCCAGCGGTCCCCGTTGCATTCGCCCAGCACCGAGAACCCTCCCGTTAGATTGTCCCAATGCTCCCCAAGTGCTGAGCATCCTCCGCTTTGCTCCCCATGTCACTCCACAGAACAAAGCAACACTCAGGGAGAGATCCTGGCTGTGTCTACGAAGTCCAAAGATGGAGAGGAGCAAACAGGGTCACAACATGAACTACAAAGTCTCGACTCCTCAGGCACGTACAAACCCTCAGACCCTCCCTGCTCTCCTAACTCCAATAACAGCCAAATCTCTGGTGCTATACCTGTCACTGTGTACACACCTTTAGATAGCCATATGCTGACATCATCACTGGCTTCTACTCCTCAGTCAGTAGAAACATTCTTAAATACCTCATCACAGTCCCAAGGACAGTCCCCGCTCCACAGCCAAACCCTGCACCCGGCCTCTTCAGACCAAATGACTCTGGACGGGGCAACAGTGCAGGAGTCAGAAACGGATGAAAAGCCAGAGTCTAGTTCCCGAGGCAGTCAAGGAGTCTGTGGTCCCAGCTGTGATGCTCAGTGCAGACTCTCACGCGGCAGTCAGGAGCTCGAGAGGATTCAGCAGACACTCAAAGAGCTGCAGGCTTTCCTCCATGACGGCATCAGCTTAGAAACAACAGACAGTGAAGTACAGCAACTGGAACAGCCTCAGGGCCTGAGAGACGGGATGGACACAGAACCAGGAACTTGTAAAGGGGCGAGCGTTGAACACAGCCCTCCAGGCCTGGATCAGGGACACCGGCTCCAAAACAGACAAGAGGGGAAGAGTGTCCTTGAGCCGACTGGGTGGCACAGAGCCATGGAGCTGGAGGCTCGCATCCGCCAGGCAGGCCTCACACCCCCTTCTCTCATGAAGAGGTCAGCGTCGCTGGCTAAACTGGACTGTCTGGAACTGTCAGCTAACGACCTCAGTGACTTGGACCTGAGGCCACACATCAGGACGAGCTCATCACACTCCCAGGACTCCCTCTCCACGTCCCCAGCTCATTCTGACGACACCTGGAAGAAGCAGAAAGTGTTGTCTCGAAACATTTGTGCCGAAAAGTTGGGATCGTCCCACGACGACTCCGCCTCACCGCGGTCTCTCTgcccctcctctgcctctccccACTGTCCAACAGAAGAGACTGGTGAGAGGGAGGAGGCCGATGGCACCGGGAGCGGGGCGGGCACTGCGTCGTGTCTGCAGGCGAGGGGACACGCGTCAAGACGTTCTCGCAAAGCGTCTGCGGAGAAGAAGCAGCGAGCCGTCGCGGTGCTATACAACACCATGTAA
- the ssh2a gene encoding protein phosphatase Slingshot homolog 2 isoform X2, translating into MALVTVQRSPTPSTTSSPCVSESGSGEDDRRSQPRSISESFLTVKGAAVFLPRGKSPTPNSAPPVSQRRNKHAGDLQKHLQTMFTVLRPEDTIRLAVRLESVHPQVTRYMVVVSTNGRQDTEESIVLGIDFLSSDSCCTVGLVLPLWSDTLIHLDGDGGFSVSTVNRVHVFKPVSVQAMWSALQSLHKACDVARCHNYYPGSLFLTWISYYQSRISSNQFCINEWNAMQDVESHRANSPAPFTDLPTERERTERLIKMCLREIMMQKDLENVTCKEIRTELEMQMACNLREFKEFIDKEMIVILGQMDSPTEIFEHVYLGSEWNASNLEELQNSGVRYILNVTREIDNFFPGMFEYHNIRVYDEEATNLLEYWNETYKFITKAKKAGAKCLVHCKMGVSRSASTVIAYAMKEYGWDLDTAFDYVKERRAVTKPNPSFMKQLEEYQGILLASKQRHNKLWRSHSDSDLLDCSDLLCKMSSHSLGRSDSHNNNNNASSPSLQHFLGVAVLHALGAEPEDSAKSKAAHTSESHSHTNGLCESPFQEEVGSDCDDLLLPLPRPRAATVVPEERLDNSASVAVTVPVALPHPPPSLHILPPTPELQRVRRSPPTHLAISVPKHKSAELSLILHDGGSSEEISPLTLGSTDSDIIDPSLSDLSSDKHSPHSPANTTPHTLVLPLPASDDNNNPSGIETGGAPDSRGDADGSSNHSTDSIDFFSAREKFLGLAQDGGTRTVSEQTLQRTPTSQEENGEMGIEDEEEQVNGSQVSPLSDDCDDKADHPRHDNGISVRHIVTEIEAICHPVSCLPPSPSPSPTPSPSLPPSSHSAPLIPQEPHQEGTESCDVSPGSLSPPSHPHSPSMLPCDWPAGSVRRATKQLEQKLRQELEMAAAQRSPLHSPSTENPPVRLSQCSPSAEHPPLCSPCHSTEQSNTQGEILAVSTKSKDGEEQTGSQHELQSLDSSGTYKPSDPPCSPNSNNSQISGAIPVTVYTPLDSHMLTSSLASTPQSVETFLNTSSQSQGQSPLHSQTLHPASSDQMTLDGATVQESETDEKPESSSRGSQGVCGPSCDAQCRLSRGSQELERIQQTLKELQAFLHDGISLETTDSEVQQLEQPQGLRDGMDTEPGTCKGASVEHSPPGLDQGHRLQNRQEGKSVLEPTGWHRAMELEARIRQAGLTPPSLMKRSASLAKLDCLELSANDLSDLDLRPHIRTSSSHSQDSLSTSPAHSDDTWKKQKVLSRNICAEKLGSSHDDSASPRSLCPSSASPHCPTEETGEREEADGTGSGAGTASCLQARGHASRRSRKASAEKKQRAVAVLYNTM; encoded by the exons ATGGCCCTGGTCACCGTCCAGCGGTCACCGACACCGAGCACCACCTCCAGCCCCTGCGTGTCT GAGTCGGGCAGTGGTGAGGATGACCGGCGCTCTCAGCCAAGGAG TATCAGTGAGAGCTTTCTCACGGTGAAAGGTGCAGCAGTGTTTCTTCCCAGGGGGAAGAGCCCCACACCTAACTCTGCACCTCCTGTCAGCCAGCGCAGGAACAAGCATGCAG GTGATCTCCAGAAACATCTCCAGACCATGTTCACTGTGCTGCGGCCAGAGGACACCATCCGACTG GCTGTTCGCCTGGAGAGCGTTCACCCTCAGGTAACCCGCTACATGGTGGTGGTCTCCACCAATGGCAGacaggacacagaggagagcaTTGTGCTCGGCATTGACTTTCTCTCTTCTGATAG CTGCTGCACTGTGGGTCTGGTGCTACCTCTGTGGAGTGACACTCTGATCCACTTGGATGGAGATGG TGGCTTTAGTGTGTCGACCGTGAACAGGGTTCATGTCTTCAAGCCCGTTTCAGTCCAGGCCATGTG GTCAGCCCTCCAGTCACTCCACAAAGCATGTGATGTGGCTCGTTGCCATAACTACTACCCAGGCAGCCTGTTCCTGACCTGGATCAGCTACTACCAGAGCAGGATCTCCTCTAACCAGTTCTGTATCAATGAGTGGAACGCCATGCAGGACGTCGAGTCCCACCGTGCAAACTCACCTGCCCCCTTCACAGACCT GCCCACAGAGAGGGAGCGCACCGAGAGGCTGATCAaaatgtgtttgagagagaTCATGATGCAGAAAGACCTGGAGAACGTCACTTGTAAAGAG ATCCGAACAGAGCTGGAGATGCAAATGGCGTGCAACCTGAGGGAGTTCAAAGAGTTCATAGACAAGGAGATGATAGTCATCCTGGGACAGATGGACAGTCCCACCGAAATCTTTGAGCACGTTTATCTG GGCTCTGAGTGGAACGCCTCGAAcctggaggagctgcagaaCAGTGG GGTGCGGTACATCCTGAATGTCACCAGGGAAATAGACAACTTTTTCCCAGGGATGTTTGAGTACCACAACATCAGAGTGTACGACGAGGAGGCCACCAACCTGCTGGAGTACTGGAACGAAACCTATAAGTTCATCACGAAAGCCAA gAAAGCTGGTGCTAAGTGTCTGGTTCACTGTAAGATGGGCGTGAGCCGCTCTGCCTCCACAGTGATCGCTTACGCTATGAAGGAGTACGGCTGGGATCTGGACACTGCCTTCGACTATGTGAAGGAGAGAAGAGCTGTAACCAAACCAAACCCCTCCTTCATGAAACAGCTGGAGGAATATCAGGGAATTTTACTGGCCAG caaacaaagacataataaactatggcGCTCCCACTCTGACAGTGACCTATTAGATTGCTCAGACTTGCTGTGTAAAATGTCCTCTCACTCTCTTGGCCGCTCGGACtctcacaacaataacaacaacgcCTCCTCCCCGTCTTTACAACACTTCCTGGGTGTGGCTGTGCTGCACGCACTTGGTGCTGAACCGGAAGACTCTGCCAAATCAAAGGCCGCACACACATCTGagtcacactctcacaccaacGGTCTGTGTGAGTCACCGTTTCAGGAGGAGGTCGGATCAGATTGTGACGACCTGCTGCTTCCTCTCCCAAGACCTCGAGCAGCCACTGTAGTCCCAGAGGAAAGACTGGACAATTCAGCGAGTGTGGCTGTCACTGTGCCTGTTGCTCTACCCCACCCGCCACCATCACTCCACATCCTACCTCCCACTCCAGAACTCCAGCGCGTGCGCCGCAGTCCTCCCACACATCTGGCCATTTCAGTGCCCAAGCACAAATCAGCAGAACTTTCCCTCATTCTGCATGACGGAGGCAGCTCAGAAGAAATCTCCCCTCTCACACTGGGATCCACTGACTCAGACATTATAGATCCATCATTATCGGATCTATCGAGTGACAAACACAGCCCTCATAGCCCTGCAAACACCACCCCTCACACACTGGTTCTCCCACTCCCTGCCagtgacgacaacaacaaccccAGTGGGATAGAGACAGGCGGCGCCCCCGACAGCAGAGGTGACGCCGATGGGTCGTCAAACCACAGCACAGACAGCATCGACTTCTTCAGCGCCAGAGAAAAGTTTTTGGGCTTGGCCCAAGATGGCGGAACTCGAACAGTTTCAGAGCAGACACTACAGAGGACTCCAACATCACAGGAGGAAAATGGAGAAATGGGCattgaggatgaagaggagcagGTGAACGGGAGCCAG GTGTCTCCGCTGTCTGATGACTGTGATGACAAAGCCGATCACCCTCGCCACGACAACGGCATATCAGTTCGCCATATTGTCACTGAGATCGAAGCCATATGCCATCCAGTGTCATGCCTTCCTCCGTCCCCTTCCCCCTCCCCTACcccctctccatctctccctccgTCCTCCCACAGCGCTCCGCTCATTCCCCAGGAACCACATCAGGAGGGGACGGAGTCTTGTGACGTCAGCCCCGGCTCTTTATCTCCCCCTTCGCACCCACATTCTCCCTCCATGCTGCCATGCGACTGGCCGGCGGGCTCGGTGCGGCGGGCAACCAAGCAGCTGGAGCAGAAGCTGAGGCAAGAACTGGAGATGGCGGCTGCCCAGCGGTCCCCGTTGCATTCGCCCAGCACCGAGAACCCTCCCGTTAGATTGTCCCAATGCTCCCCAAGTGCTGAGCATCCTCCGCTTTGCTCCCCATGTCACTCCACAGAACAAAGCAACACTCAGGGAGAGATCCTGGCTGTGTCTACGAAGTCCAAAGATGGAGAGGAGCAAACAGGGTCACAACATGAACTACAAAGTCTCGACTCCTCAGGCACGTACAAACCCTCAGACCCTCCCTGCTCTCCTAACTCCAATAACAGCCAAATCTCTGGTGCTATACCTGTCACTGTGTACACACCTTTAGATAGCCATATGCTGACATCATCACTGGCTTCTACTCCTCAGTCAGTAGAAACATTCTTAAATACCTCATCACAGTCCCAAGGACAGTCCCCGCTCCACAGCCAAACCCTGCACCCGGCCTCTTCAGACCAAATGACTCTGGACGGGGCAACAGTGCAGGAGTCAGAAACGGATGAAAAGCCAGAGTCTAGTTCCCGAGGCAGTCAAGGAGTCTGTGGTCCCAGCTGTGATGCTCAGTGCAGACTCTCACGCGGCAGTCAGGAGCTCGAGAGGATTCAGCAGACACTCAAAGAGCTGCAGGCTTTCCTCCATGACGGCATCAGCTTAGAAACAACAGACAGTGAAGTACAGCAACTGGAACAGCCTCAGGGCCTGAGAGACGGGATGGACACAGAACCAGGAACTTGTAAAGGGGCGAGCGTTGAACACAGCCCTCCAGGCCTGGATCAGGGACACCGGCTCCAAAACAGACAAGAGGGGAAGAGTGTCCTTGAGCCGACTGGGTGGCACAGAGCCATGGAGCTGGAGGCTCGCATCCGCCAGGCAGGCCTCACACCCCCTTCTCTCATGAAGAGGTCAGCGTCGCTGGCTAAACTGGACTGTCTGGAACTGTCAGCTAACGACCTCAGTGACTTGGACCTGAGGCCACACATCAGGACGAGCTCATCACACTCCCAGGACTCCCTCTCCACGTCCCCAGCTCATTCTGACGACACCTGGAAGAAGCAGAAAGTGTTGTCTCGAAACATTTGTGCCGAAAAGTTGGGATCGTCCCACGACGACTCCGCCTCACCGCGGTCTCTCTgcccctcctctgcctctccccACTGTCCAACAGAAGAGACTGGTGAGAGGGAGGAGGCCGATGGCACCGGGAGCGGGGCGGGCACTGCGTCGTGTCTGCAGGCGAGGGGACACGCGTCAAGACGTTCTCGCAAAGCGTCTGCGGAGAAGAAGCAGCGAGCCGTCGCGGTGCTATACAACACCATGTAA